Proteins found in one Oreochromis niloticus isolate F11D_XX linkage group LG22, O_niloticus_UMD_NMBU, whole genome shotgun sequence genomic segment:
- the atat1 gene encoding alpha-tubulin N-acetyltransferase 1 isoform X6 yields the protein MEFPFDINQLFSERISILDQTLVAGRKSTGRPDLQAHIATVIDELGRASAKAQQLTAPITSASKLQTQKHQLYLVKDGESSGGRGVVVGFLKVGYKKLFLLDRQGVHVEAEPLCVLDFYVAENLQRNGYGLELFNFMLQHKNLEPVLMAYDRPSPKFLSFLAKHYCLTQSVPQVNNFVVFEGFFLNRAAAQLRKVPPKKPDGEIKPYSLMEREAVRQEQKSLPWPFAPPHSPQRSVASQCSHSLSVGCSPSRAPPRVAQTSSPGCNRNQSPQSPLGNRCRARRTSQQGLVARCNLYSRHMDTRAVGLLDRHSPGTGSSCFHLFLHPRRTA from the exons ATGGAGTTTCCTTTTGACATAAACCAATTATTCTCCGAGAGGATCTCTATCTTGGACCAGACCTTGGTTGCAGGCCGCAAATCTACAGGAAG GCCAGATCTTCAAGCTCACATAGCCACAGTTATTGATGAACTTGGGAGGGCCTCAGCAAAG gccCAACAGCTCACAGCACCTATAACAAGTGCTTCCAAGCTGCAGACCCAGAAGCATCAGCTCTATCTTGTTAAGGATGGAGAGAGCAGCGG AGGACGTGGTGTGGTTGTGGGATTTCTGAAGGTTGGCTACAAGAAGTTATTTTTGCTG GACCGACAGGGTGTGCACGTAGAGGCAGAACCactgtgtgttttggatttttacGTAGCAGAGAACCTGCAGCGAAATGGCTATGGGCTTGAGCTATTTAACTTCATGCTACAG CACAAGAATTTAGAGCCAGTGCTGATGGCTTATGACAGGCCTTCACCTAAATTCCTATCTTTCCTGGCAAAGCATTACTGCCTCACACAGAGTGTTCCTCAG GTCAATAACTTTGTGGTCTTTGAAGGCTTCTTCCTCAACAGAGCAG CGGCCCAGTTGAGAAAGGTTCCCCCAAAAAAGCCAGACGGAGAGATCAAGCCTTACTctttaatggagagagaag cTGTTCGCCAGGAGCAGAAGAGTCTTCCTTGGCCGTTTGCTCCTCCCCACTCCCCCCAGCGCTCGGTAGCCTCTCAGTGCTCCCACTCCCTCAGCGTGGGATGCTCCCCCAGCAGGGCACCCCCTCGAGTCGCTCAAACTTCTTCCCCTGGTTGCAACAGGAACCAGAGCCCACAGTCACCACTCGGCAATCGCTGCAGAGCAAGACGCACTAG TCAACAGGGTCTAGTTGCGAGATGCAACTTGTACAGTCGACACATGGACACCAGAGCTGTTGGACTGCTGGACAGACACTCTCCAG GAACTGGCTCGTCTTGCTTCCACCTCTTTCTACATCCAAGAAGGACTGCATGA
- the atat1 gene encoding alpha-tubulin N-acetyltransferase 1 isoform X7: protein MEFPFDINQLFSERISILDQTLVAGRKSTGRPDLQAHIATVIDELGRASAKAQQLTAPITSASKLQTQKHQLYLVKDGESSGGRGVVVGFLKVGYKKLFLLDRQGVHVEAEPLCVLDFYVAENLQRNGYGLELFNFMLQHKNLEPVLMAYDRPSPKFLSFLAKHYCLTQSVPQVNNFVVFEGFFLNRAAAQLRKVPPKKPDGEIKPYSLMEREAVRQEQKSLPWPFAPPHSPQRSVASQCSHSLSVGCSPSRAPPRVAQTSSPGCNRNQSPQSPLGNRCRARRTSSQQGLVARCNLYSRHMDTRAVGLLDRHSPDFKNPRTDDQSF from the exons ATGGAGTTTCCTTTTGACATAAACCAATTATTCTCCGAGAGGATCTCTATCTTGGACCAGACCTTGGTTGCAGGCCGCAAATCTACAGGAAG GCCAGATCTTCAAGCTCACATAGCCACAGTTATTGATGAACTTGGGAGGGCCTCAGCAAAG gccCAACAGCTCACAGCACCTATAACAAGTGCTTCCAAGCTGCAGACCCAGAAGCATCAGCTCTATCTTGTTAAGGATGGAGAGAGCAGCGG AGGACGTGGTGTGGTTGTGGGATTTCTGAAGGTTGGCTACAAGAAGTTATTTTTGCTG GACCGACAGGGTGTGCACGTAGAGGCAGAACCactgtgtgttttggatttttacGTAGCAGAGAACCTGCAGCGAAATGGCTATGGGCTTGAGCTATTTAACTTCATGCTACAG CACAAGAATTTAGAGCCAGTGCTGATGGCTTATGACAGGCCTTCACCTAAATTCCTATCTTTCCTGGCAAAGCATTACTGCCTCACACAGAGTGTTCCTCAG GTCAATAACTTTGTGGTCTTTGAAGGCTTCTTCCTCAACAGAGCAG CGGCCCAGTTGAGAAAGGTTCCCCCAAAAAAGCCAGACGGAGAGATCAAGCCTTACTctttaatggagagagaag cTGTTCGCCAGGAGCAGAAGAGTCTTCCTTGGCCGTTTGCTCCTCCCCACTCCCCCCAGCGCTCGGTAGCCTCTCAGTGCTCCCACTCCCTCAGCGTGGGATGCTCCCCCAGCAGGGCACCCCCTCGAGTCGCTCAAACTTCTTCCCCTGGTTGCAACAGGAACCAGAGCCCACAGTCACCACTCGGCAATCGCTGCAGAGCAAGACGCACTAG TAGTCAACAGGGTCTAGTTGCGAGATGCAACTTGTACAGTCGACACATGGACACCAGAGCTGTTGGACTGCTGGACAGACACTCTCCAG ACTTCAAGAATCCACGCACAGACGACCAGAGCTTTTAG
- the atat1 gene encoding alpha-tubulin N-acetyltransferase 1 isoform X4 produces MEFPFDINQLFSERISILDQTLVAGRKSTGRPDLQAHIATVIDELGRASAKAQQLTAPITSASKLQTQKHQLYLVKDGESSGGRGVVVGFLKVGYKKLFLLDRQGVHVEAEPLCVLDFYVAENLQRNGYGLELFNFMLQHKNLEPVLMAYDRPSPKFLSFLAKHYCLTQSVPQVNNFVVFEGFFLNRAAAQLRKVPPKKPDGEIKPYSLMEREAVRQEQKSLPWPFAPPHSPQRSVASQCSHSLSVGCSPSRAPPRVAQTSSPGCNRNQSPQSPLGNRCRARRTSSQQGLVARCNLYSRHMDTRAVGLLDRHSPAPCATSGLRAVGDQSYTLGYSIHSQQNRLQESTHRRPELLAGTGSSCFHLFLHPRRTA; encoded by the exons ATGGAGTTTCCTTTTGACATAAACCAATTATTCTCCGAGAGGATCTCTATCTTGGACCAGACCTTGGTTGCAGGCCGCAAATCTACAGGAAG GCCAGATCTTCAAGCTCACATAGCCACAGTTATTGATGAACTTGGGAGGGCCTCAGCAAAG gccCAACAGCTCACAGCACCTATAACAAGTGCTTCCAAGCTGCAGACCCAGAAGCATCAGCTCTATCTTGTTAAGGATGGAGAGAGCAGCGG AGGACGTGGTGTGGTTGTGGGATTTCTGAAGGTTGGCTACAAGAAGTTATTTTTGCTG GACCGACAGGGTGTGCACGTAGAGGCAGAACCactgtgtgttttggatttttacGTAGCAGAGAACCTGCAGCGAAATGGCTATGGGCTTGAGCTATTTAACTTCATGCTACAG CACAAGAATTTAGAGCCAGTGCTGATGGCTTATGACAGGCCTTCACCTAAATTCCTATCTTTCCTGGCAAAGCATTACTGCCTCACACAGAGTGTTCCTCAG GTCAATAACTTTGTGGTCTTTGAAGGCTTCTTCCTCAACAGAGCAG CGGCCCAGTTGAGAAAGGTTCCCCCAAAAAAGCCAGACGGAGAGATCAAGCCTTACTctttaatggagagagaag cTGTTCGCCAGGAGCAGAAGAGTCTTCCTTGGCCGTTTGCTCCTCCCCACTCCCCCCAGCGCTCGGTAGCCTCTCAGTGCTCCCACTCCCTCAGCGTGGGATGCTCCCCCAGCAGGGCACCCCCTCGAGTCGCTCAAACTTCTTCCCCTGGTTGCAACAGGAACCAGAGCCCACAGTCACCACTCGGCAATCGCTGCAGAGCAAGACGCACTAG TAGTCAACAGGGTCTAGTTGCGAGATGCAACTTGTACAGTCGACACATGGACACCAGAGCTGTTGGACTGCTGGACAGACACTCTCCAG CACCATGTGCCACCTCAGGTCTGAGAGCAGTAGGGGATCAGTCATACACATTGGGATACAGTATTCACTCACAACAAAACAG ACTTCAAGAATCCACGCACAGACGACCAGAGCTTTTAGCAG GAACTGGCTCGTCTTGCTTCCACCTCTTTCTACATCCAAGAAGGACTGCATGA
- the atat1 gene encoding alpha-tubulin N-acetyltransferase 1 isoform X9, which yields MEFPFDINQLFSERISILDQTLVAGRKSTGRPDLQAHIATVIDELGRASAKAQQLTAPITSASKLQTQKHQLYLVKDGESSGGRGVVVGFLKVGYKKLFLLDRQGVHVEAEPLCVLDFYVAENLQRNGYGLELFNFMLQHKNLEPVLMAYDRPSPKFLSFLAKHYCLTQSVPQVNNFVVFEGFFLNRAAAQLRKVPPKKPDGEIKPYSLMEREAVRQEQKSLPWPFAPPHSPQRSVASQCSHSLSVGCSPSRAPPRVAQTSSPGCNRNQSPQSPLGNRCRARRTSSLNRSQLGFH from the exons ATGGAGTTTCCTTTTGACATAAACCAATTATTCTCCGAGAGGATCTCTATCTTGGACCAGACCTTGGTTGCAGGCCGCAAATCTACAGGAAG GCCAGATCTTCAAGCTCACATAGCCACAGTTATTGATGAACTTGGGAGGGCCTCAGCAAAG gccCAACAGCTCACAGCACCTATAACAAGTGCTTCCAAGCTGCAGACCCAGAAGCATCAGCTCTATCTTGTTAAGGATGGAGAGAGCAGCGG AGGACGTGGTGTGGTTGTGGGATTTCTGAAGGTTGGCTACAAGAAGTTATTTTTGCTG GACCGACAGGGTGTGCACGTAGAGGCAGAACCactgtgtgttttggatttttacGTAGCAGAGAACCTGCAGCGAAATGGCTATGGGCTTGAGCTATTTAACTTCATGCTACAG CACAAGAATTTAGAGCCAGTGCTGATGGCTTATGACAGGCCTTCACCTAAATTCCTATCTTTCCTGGCAAAGCATTACTGCCTCACACAGAGTGTTCCTCAG GTCAATAACTTTGTGGTCTTTGAAGGCTTCTTCCTCAACAGAGCAG CGGCCCAGTTGAGAAAGGTTCCCCCAAAAAAGCCAGACGGAGAGATCAAGCCTTACTctttaatggagagagaag cTGTTCGCCAGGAGCAGAAGAGTCTTCCTTGGCCGTTTGCTCCTCCCCACTCCCCCCAGCGCTCGGTAGCCTCTCAGTGCTCCCACTCCCTCAGCGTGGGATGCTCCCCCAGCAGGGCACCCCCTCGAGTCGCTCAAACTTCTTCCCCTGGTTGCAACAGGAACCAGAGCCCACAGTCACCACTCGGCAATCGCTGCAGAGCAAGACGCACTAG TTCCCTTAATAGATCTCAGCTAGGCTTTCATTGA
- the atat1 gene encoding alpha-tubulin N-acetyltransferase 1 isoform X2 — protein MEFPFDINQLFSERISILDQTLVAGRKSTGRPDLQAHIATVIDELGRASAKAQQLTAPITSASKLQTQKHQLYLVKDGESSGGRGVVVGFLKVGYKKLFLLDRQGVHVEAEPLCVLDFYVAENLQRNGYGLELFNFMLQHKNLEPVLMAYDRPSPKFLSFLAKHYCLTQSVPQVNNFVVFEGFFLNRAAAQLRKVPPKKPDGEIKPYSLMEREAVRQEQKSLPWPFAPPHSPQRSVASQCSHSLSVGCSPSRAPPRVAQTSSPGCNRNQSPQSPLGNRCRARRTSQQGLVARCNLYSRHMDTRAVGLLDRHSPAPCATSGLRAVGDQSYTLGYSIHSQQNRNWLVLLPPLSTSKKDCMSSTTSLDRREIHLSTDPESHRSEEEMKVLDSSQHPSGNQRPLLWESDRVEDRSWAVGVHCYTAQWVKQKQEYRSTRPW, from the exons ATGGAGTTTCCTTTTGACATAAACCAATTATTCTCCGAGAGGATCTCTATCTTGGACCAGACCTTGGTTGCAGGCCGCAAATCTACAGGAAG GCCAGATCTTCAAGCTCACATAGCCACAGTTATTGATGAACTTGGGAGGGCCTCAGCAAAG gccCAACAGCTCACAGCACCTATAACAAGTGCTTCCAAGCTGCAGACCCAGAAGCATCAGCTCTATCTTGTTAAGGATGGAGAGAGCAGCGG AGGACGTGGTGTGGTTGTGGGATTTCTGAAGGTTGGCTACAAGAAGTTATTTTTGCTG GACCGACAGGGTGTGCACGTAGAGGCAGAACCactgtgtgttttggatttttacGTAGCAGAGAACCTGCAGCGAAATGGCTATGGGCTTGAGCTATTTAACTTCATGCTACAG CACAAGAATTTAGAGCCAGTGCTGATGGCTTATGACAGGCCTTCACCTAAATTCCTATCTTTCCTGGCAAAGCATTACTGCCTCACACAGAGTGTTCCTCAG GTCAATAACTTTGTGGTCTTTGAAGGCTTCTTCCTCAACAGAGCAG CGGCCCAGTTGAGAAAGGTTCCCCCAAAAAAGCCAGACGGAGAGATCAAGCCTTACTctttaatggagagagaag cTGTTCGCCAGGAGCAGAAGAGTCTTCCTTGGCCGTTTGCTCCTCCCCACTCCCCCCAGCGCTCGGTAGCCTCTCAGTGCTCCCACTCCCTCAGCGTGGGATGCTCCCCCAGCAGGGCACCCCCTCGAGTCGCTCAAACTTCTTCCCCTGGTTGCAACAGGAACCAGAGCCCACAGTCACCACTCGGCAATCGCTGCAGAGCAAGACGCACTAG TCAACAGGGTCTAGTTGCGAGATGCAACTTGTACAGTCGACACATGGACACCAGAGCTGTTGGACTGCTGGACAGACACTCTCCAG CACCATGTGCCACCTCAGGTCTGAGAGCAGTAGGGGATCAGTCATACACATTGGGATACAGTATTCACTCACAACAAAACAG GAACTGGCTCGTCTTGCTTCCACCTCTTTCTACATCCAAGAAGGACTGCATGAGCAGCACTACCTCTTTAGACAGGAGAGAAATACACCTGAGCACAGATCCTGAATCCCATCGTTCTGAAGAGGAGATGAAGGTTCTGGACAGTTCACAGCATCCATCAGGCAACCAGAGACCTCTGCTGTGGGAGAGTGACAGAGTTGAAGACAGGTCATGGGCTGTAGGGGTGCACTGCTACACTGCCCAGTGGGTGAAGCAGAAGCAGGAATACAGGAGCACCCGGCCCTGGTGA
- the atat1 gene encoding alpha-tubulin N-acetyltransferase 1 isoform X3 has protein sequence MEFPFDINQLFSERISILDQTLVAGRKSTGRPDLQAHIATVIDELGRASAKAQQLTAPITSASKLQTQKHQLYLVKDGESSGGRGVVVGFLKVGYKKLFLLDRQGVHVEAEPLCVLDFYVAENLQRNGYGLELFNFMLQHKNLEPVLMAYDRPSPKFLSFLAKHYCLTQSVPQVNNFVVFEGFFLNRAAAQLRKVPPKKPDGEIKPYSLMEREAVRQEQKSLPWPFAPPHSPQRSVASQCSHSLSVGCSPSRAPPRVAQTSSPGCNRNQSPQSPLGNRCRARRTSSQQGLVARCNLYSRHMDTRAVGLLDRHSPAPCATSGLRAVGDQSYTLGYSIHSQQNRLQESTHRRPELLAGLSKVVQIFHIVGAVLQMIKVVLLK, from the exons ATGGAGTTTCCTTTTGACATAAACCAATTATTCTCCGAGAGGATCTCTATCTTGGACCAGACCTTGGTTGCAGGCCGCAAATCTACAGGAAG GCCAGATCTTCAAGCTCACATAGCCACAGTTATTGATGAACTTGGGAGGGCCTCAGCAAAG gccCAACAGCTCACAGCACCTATAACAAGTGCTTCCAAGCTGCAGACCCAGAAGCATCAGCTCTATCTTGTTAAGGATGGAGAGAGCAGCGG AGGACGTGGTGTGGTTGTGGGATTTCTGAAGGTTGGCTACAAGAAGTTATTTTTGCTG GACCGACAGGGTGTGCACGTAGAGGCAGAACCactgtgtgttttggatttttacGTAGCAGAGAACCTGCAGCGAAATGGCTATGGGCTTGAGCTATTTAACTTCATGCTACAG CACAAGAATTTAGAGCCAGTGCTGATGGCTTATGACAGGCCTTCACCTAAATTCCTATCTTTCCTGGCAAAGCATTACTGCCTCACACAGAGTGTTCCTCAG GTCAATAACTTTGTGGTCTTTGAAGGCTTCTTCCTCAACAGAGCAG CGGCCCAGTTGAGAAAGGTTCCCCCAAAAAAGCCAGACGGAGAGATCAAGCCTTACTctttaatggagagagaag cTGTTCGCCAGGAGCAGAAGAGTCTTCCTTGGCCGTTTGCTCCTCCCCACTCCCCCCAGCGCTCGGTAGCCTCTCAGTGCTCCCACTCCCTCAGCGTGGGATGCTCCCCCAGCAGGGCACCCCCTCGAGTCGCTCAAACTTCTTCCCCTGGTTGCAACAGGAACCAGAGCCCACAGTCACCACTCGGCAATCGCTGCAGAGCAAGACGCACTAG TAGTCAACAGGGTCTAGTTGCGAGATGCAACTTGTACAGTCGACACATGGACACCAGAGCTGTTGGACTGCTGGACAGACACTCTCCAG CACCATGTGCCACCTCAGGTCTGAGAGCAGTAGGGGATCAGTCATACACATTGGGATACAGTATTCACTCACAACAAAACAG ACTTCAAGAATCCACGCACAGACGACCAGAGCTTTTAGCAGGTTTGAGCAAAGTTGTACAGATATTTCACATTGTGGGTGCAGTGTTGCAAATGATTAAAGTTGTCTTGCTCAAATGA
- the atat1 gene encoding alpha-tubulin N-acetyltransferase 1 isoform X8 has product MEFPFDINQLFSERISILDQTLVAGRKSTGRPDLQAHIATVIDELGRASAKAQQLTAPITSASKLQTQKHQLYLVKDGESSGGRGVVVGFLKVGYKKLFLLDRQGVHVEAEPLCVLDFYVAENLQRNGYGLELFNFMLQHKNLEPVLMAYDRPSPKFLSFLAKHYCLTQSVPQVNNFVVFEGFFLNRAAAQLRKVPPKKPDGEIKPYSLMEREAVRQEQKSLPWPFAPPHSPQRSVASQCSHSLSVGCSPSRAPPRVAQTSSPGCNRNQSPQSPLGNRCRARRTSQQGLVARCNLYSRHMDTRAVGLLDRHSPDFKNPRTDDQSF; this is encoded by the exons ATGGAGTTTCCTTTTGACATAAACCAATTATTCTCCGAGAGGATCTCTATCTTGGACCAGACCTTGGTTGCAGGCCGCAAATCTACAGGAAG GCCAGATCTTCAAGCTCACATAGCCACAGTTATTGATGAACTTGGGAGGGCCTCAGCAAAG gccCAACAGCTCACAGCACCTATAACAAGTGCTTCCAAGCTGCAGACCCAGAAGCATCAGCTCTATCTTGTTAAGGATGGAGAGAGCAGCGG AGGACGTGGTGTGGTTGTGGGATTTCTGAAGGTTGGCTACAAGAAGTTATTTTTGCTG GACCGACAGGGTGTGCACGTAGAGGCAGAACCactgtgtgttttggatttttacGTAGCAGAGAACCTGCAGCGAAATGGCTATGGGCTTGAGCTATTTAACTTCATGCTACAG CACAAGAATTTAGAGCCAGTGCTGATGGCTTATGACAGGCCTTCACCTAAATTCCTATCTTTCCTGGCAAAGCATTACTGCCTCACACAGAGTGTTCCTCAG GTCAATAACTTTGTGGTCTTTGAAGGCTTCTTCCTCAACAGAGCAG CGGCCCAGTTGAGAAAGGTTCCCCCAAAAAAGCCAGACGGAGAGATCAAGCCTTACTctttaatggagagagaag cTGTTCGCCAGGAGCAGAAGAGTCTTCCTTGGCCGTTTGCTCCTCCCCACTCCCCCCAGCGCTCGGTAGCCTCTCAGTGCTCCCACTCCCTCAGCGTGGGATGCTCCCCCAGCAGGGCACCCCCTCGAGTCGCTCAAACTTCTTCCCCTGGTTGCAACAGGAACCAGAGCCCACAGTCACCACTCGGCAATCGCTGCAGAGCAAGACGCACTAG TCAACAGGGTCTAGTTGCGAGATGCAACTTGTACAGTCGACACATGGACACCAGAGCTGTTGGACTGCTGGACAGACACTCTCCAG ACTTCAAGAATCCACGCACAGACGACCAGAGCTTTTAG
- the atat1 gene encoding alpha-tubulin N-acetyltransferase 1 isoform X1 codes for MEFPFDINQLFSERISILDQTLVAGRKSTGRPDLQAHIATVIDELGRASAKAQQLTAPITSASKLQTQKHQLYLVKDGESSGGRGVVVGFLKVGYKKLFLLDRQGVHVEAEPLCVLDFYVAENLQRNGYGLELFNFMLQHKNLEPVLMAYDRPSPKFLSFLAKHYCLTQSVPQVNNFVVFEGFFLNRAAAQLRKVPPKKPDGEIKPYSLMEREAVRQEQKSLPWPFAPPHSPQRSVASQCSHSLSVGCSPSRAPPRVAQTSSPGCNRNQSPQSPLGNRCRARRTSSQQGLVARCNLYSRHMDTRAVGLLDRHSPAPCATSGLRAVGDQSYTLGYSIHSQQNRNWLVLLPPLSTSKKDCMSSTTSLDRREIHLSTDPESHRSEEEMKVLDSSQHPSGNQRPLLWESDRVEDRSWAVGVHCYTAQWVKQKQEYRSTRPW; via the exons ATGGAGTTTCCTTTTGACATAAACCAATTATTCTCCGAGAGGATCTCTATCTTGGACCAGACCTTGGTTGCAGGCCGCAAATCTACAGGAAG GCCAGATCTTCAAGCTCACATAGCCACAGTTATTGATGAACTTGGGAGGGCCTCAGCAAAG gccCAACAGCTCACAGCACCTATAACAAGTGCTTCCAAGCTGCAGACCCAGAAGCATCAGCTCTATCTTGTTAAGGATGGAGAGAGCAGCGG AGGACGTGGTGTGGTTGTGGGATTTCTGAAGGTTGGCTACAAGAAGTTATTTTTGCTG GACCGACAGGGTGTGCACGTAGAGGCAGAACCactgtgtgttttggatttttacGTAGCAGAGAACCTGCAGCGAAATGGCTATGGGCTTGAGCTATTTAACTTCATGCTACAG CACAAGAATTTAGAGCCAGTGCTGATGGCTTATGACAGGCCTTCACCTAAATTCCTATCTTTCCTGGCAAAGCATTACTGCCTCACACAGAGTGTTCCTCAG GTCAATAACTTTGTGGTCTTTGAAGGCTTCTTCCTCAACAGAGCAG CGGCCCAGTTGAGAAAGGTTCCCCCAAAAAAGCCAGACGGAGAGATCAAGCCTTACTctttaatggagagagaag cTGTTCGCCAGGAGCAGAAGAGTCTTCCTTGGCCGTTTGCTCCTCCCCACTCCCCCCAGCGCTCGGTAGCCTCTCAGTGCTCCCACTCCCTCAGCGTGGGATGCTCCCCCAGCAGGGCACCCCCTCGAGTCGCTCAAACTTCTTCCCCTGGTTGCAACAGGAACCAGAGCCCACAGTCACCACTCGGCAATCGCTGCAGAGCAAGACGCACTAG TAGTCAACAGGGTCTAGTTGCGAGATGCAACTTGTACAGTCGACACATGGACACCAGAGCTGTTGGACTGCTGGACAGACACTCTCCAG CACCATGTGCCACCTCAGGTCTGAGAGCAGTAGGGGATCAGTCATACACATTGGGATACAGTATTCACTCACAACAAAACAG GAACTGGCTCGTCTTGCTTCCACCTCTTTCTACATCCAAGAAGGACTGCATGAGCAGCACTACCTCTTTAGACAGGAGAGAAATACACCTGAGCACAGATCCTGAATCCCATCGTTCTGAAGAGGAGATGAAGGTTCTGGACAGTTCACAGCATCCATCAGGCAACCAGAGACCTCTGCTGTGGGAGAGTGACAGAGTTGAAGACAGGTCATGGGCTGTAGGGGTGCACTGCTACACTGCCCAGTGGGTGAAGCAGAAGCAGGAATACAGGAGCACCCGGCCCTGGTGA
- the atat1 gene encoding alpha-tubulin N-acetyltransferase 1 isoform X5, with amino-acid sequence MEFPFDINQLFSERISILDQTLVAGRKSTGRPDLQAHIATVIDELGRASAKAQQLTAPITSASKLQTQKHQLYLVKDGESSGGRGVVVGFLKVGYKKLFLLDRQGVHVEAEPLCVLDFYVAENLQRNGYGLELFNFMLQHKNLEPVLMAYDRPSPKFLSFLAKHYCLTQSVPQVNNFVVFEGFFLNRAAAQLRKVPPKKPDGEIKPYSLMEREAVRQEQKSLPWPFAPPHSPQRSVASQCSHSLSVGCSPSRAPPRVAQTSSPGCNRNQSPQSPLGNRCRARRTSSQQGLVARCNLYSRHMDTRAVGLLDRHSPGTGSSCFHLFLHPRRTA; translated from the exons ATGGAGTTTCCTTTTGACATAAACCAATTATTCTCCGAGAGGATCTCTATCTTGGACCAGACCTTGGTTGCAGGCCGCAAATCTACAGGAAG GCCAGATCTTCAAGCTCACATAGCCACAGTTATTGATGAACTTGGGAGGGCCTCAGCAAAG gccCAACAGCTCACAGCACCTATAACAAGTGCTTCCAAGCTGCAGACCCAGAAGCATCAGCTCTATCTTGTTAAGGATGGAGAGAGCAGCGG AGGACGTGGTGTGGTTGTGGGATTTCTGAAGGTTGGCTACAAGAAGTTATTTTTGCTG GACCGACAGGGTGTGCACGTAGAGGCAGAACCactgtgtgttttggatttttacGTAGCAGAGAACCTGCAGCGAAATGGCTATGGGCTTGAGCTATTTAACTTCATGCTACAG CACAAGAATTTAGAGCCAGTGCTGATGGCTTATGACAGGCCTTCACCTAAATTCCTATCTTTCCTGGCAAAGCATTACTGCCTCACACAGAGTGTTCCTCAG GTCAATAACTTTGTGGTCTTTGAAGGCTTCTTCCTCAACAGAGCAG CGGCCCAGTTGAGAAAGGTTCCCCCAAAAAAGCCAGACGGAGAGATCAAGCCTTACTctttaatggagagagaag cTGTTCGCCAGGAGCAGAAGAGTCTTCCTTGGCCGTTTGCTCCTCCCCACTCCCCCCAGCGCTCGGTAGCCTCTCAGTGCTCCCACTCCCTCAGCGTGGGATGCTCCCCCAGCAGGGCACCCCCTCGAGTCGCTCAAACTTCTTCCCCTGGTTGCAACAGGAACCAGAGCCCACAGTCACCACTCGGCAATCGCTGCAGAGCAAGACGCACTAG TAGTCAACAGGGTCTAGTTGCGAGATGCAACTTGTACAGTCGACACATGGACACCAGAGCTGTTGGACTGCTGGACAGACACTCTCCAG GAACTGGCTCGTCTTGCTTCCACCTCTTTCTACATCCAAGAAGGACTGCATGA